Part of the Gemmatimonadota bacterium genome, ACCACCCCGATCACGGAGTGCGTGGTCCAGGGAATGACGCACTGAATCGGAGACGAACCGGATCGCGTCGAGGAAGTTGCTTTTGCCCGAGCCGTTTGGCCCAACCAGGAACGCATGCCGCCCCAGTGTGACGTCACAAGCAGCGATGCTCTTATAGTTCCTGAGGACAGCGCGGTCGACAACGGGCTTGCAATTGTTGTGCAATGCGAACCCCCGGTGAATGTTTTGCTACCGCCGGACGCTCTTGCGGAATGCGCCGGCGGGGAGGATCTCCGGAGCGCCTTGAGGGCTTCTGCAAGCGGACGCTGAGAAGAACAGTACCAGACGGGGCCGCGAGACGGCAAGCAGGGGACCAAAAACCTTGGTGCCGACGCGAACGAGTCGAGTTTCCTCTGGTTCGGCGGCACCTCAGGGCTCAGCGGATGCGGGCCAGCAGGGCGCGCAGCGAGTCGGCGGGCAAGACGGCGCGGGCGATGATCAGGTAGCCGTCGCGGCGCAGCGTCAGCGTGACCAGGTCGGGCGCAGCGCCGTCCACCGGCGCAAGCAGCGCGTTCCACGCCGGGGTCATAACCAGGGCGCCGGGCGCAGCGGCGCGAGGCGCCTCGACCTCACGGGCGCGCGCCTTCTCCTGCTCTTCCGCGGCTGCCGCCCTATTCCCCCCCGCCATTCCCGCACCCACGGCCTCAGTATCCCGGAGCTGCACGAGCTCGAGGGTGTTGCCCGTCTGGCTGAGCTGGATCGTGCGCACGGCCGGACGCCCGTCCAGCAGCGTCACCTGCGTGGCCACCGTGCTGAAATCGGGAACGCGGGCCACGGCGCCACCCAGCCACCGGTTCGCGGTCGCGGCGTCCACGGACTGCCATTCCGCCAGCGGCACGGGCCGCCCGGCCACGCGTGCCGCGAGGCCAGCCCAGGGGCCGGCAGGCGCTCCCGCCGGCACGGGGGGCGCGGCGGGGTCTGCGGGCTTCGCCGCAACGCCGCCTGCTTCTGCCCTGGCGCCGGCGCGTGGCAGCGTCTGGCCGGCGGCACGACGGTATGCCTCTGCAACTTCGCGATCGCGGCGCTCTTCCCCGGCGCGCCACCTGGACTGTTCATCCAGAAAGCGGCTGTCCACCGGCGGCGGCGCCGCCGCCGCCGCGGCCGCTTCCACGGGCGCGCCGGCCCGGGACTCGGGGACGGCCTCCTCCAGTTCAGGCGGGGCGACGACGTTCACCGCCTGTGCCGGCGGAAGGGCAGCCAGCTCCGCGCCCCCTGCCGGAGGCGGAACGGCCGGTGGCGGCGGCGCAGGTGGAGCGGCCGGGGCAGCCTCACCCTCTCCGAGAGCCAGCTCCCGGCGGCCGTCCACACCCCGGATGACAGGTGAGGAGCCGGCGCGCCGCCCCCGAGCCGTGCTCGCCGCCGGCGCCCTGCGCTCCGCAGTGCCGGCTGGGCGCGTCACAGCCCGCGCTGCGAGCGGCCCCGCCGGCACCGCCGCCTCGGCCGCGCCGGCTTCTCGCGGCTCGGCGGGCGGTGCCACATCCCCCGAGCTGGCTGCATCCAGCTCGACGCCCCTCGGCGCTTCGCTCCGGCTCGCCGCCCGCTCCATGGGCAGCACGAGCTGGCGGGCCATCCAGCCCGCGCCCAGGGCGAGGATGAGGCTGGCCGCCCAGGCGACCGACGACGGGCGAAGCCTCGAGATCAAACGGTGACGCGGCGTCGCCCTACGCGCGCGGGCGGCAAGTGTCTCGAACGGCGGCGGCGCCAACTGCGCCGGGCCGGAGCCCTGGAGGATGGTGCGGGCGCCCTCACGCACCGTGCGCGCGTGCTCGAGCCGGGCGCGGCACTCGTCGCATTCGCTCAGGTGCCGCTCGAAGCGCCCGGCCTGGTCCTGGCCGAGCGACCCGAGCTCGCCATCCAGGTAGGCGTGAAGCTGCCCGTCATCTACGTGCCACATTCTGCTCCTCCAGGGCATGATACGCCTGCACGAGCCGCTCCCGCGCCCGGGCCAGGGTCGTGCCCACCGCTCCAGGGGCGAGGCCGGTCTGCTGCGCGATCTCGCGGTAGCTGAGCCCCGCGTCCCAGAGCAGCAGCGCCTCCCGGTCCCGTTCCGTAAGCTGCGCCAGGGCATGCTGCACGGCCTGCATGCGCTCGACGCCTTCCGCCTCATGCTTAGCATCCCGCTCGGCAGCTTCCGCCGCCGCCTGCTCGCTGCGGAGCAGGGCAAGGTGGCGCTTGCGCCGAACCACGAGCCGCGCCTCGTCGCGCGCCAGGTTCCCCGCCACGTGGAACAGCCAGGCGCGCGGACTCGCCGGCTGCTGCGTCAGGGCACGCACGAATACCTCCTGCGCCAGCTCCTGCGCCCGCTCGGCGT contains:
- a CDS encoding zf-HC2 domain-containing protein, yielding MWHVDDGQLHAYLDGELGSLGQDQAGRFERHLSECDECRARLEHARTVREGARTILQGSGPAQLAPPPFETLAARARRATPRHRLISRLRPSSVAWAASLILALGAGWMARQLVLPMERAASRSEAPRGVELDAASSGDVAPPAEPREAGAAEAAVPAGPLAARAVTRPAGTAERRAPAASTARGRRAGSSPVIRGVDGRRELALGEGEAAPAAPPAPPPPAVPPPAGGAELAALPPAQAVNVVAPPELEEAVPESRAGAPVEAAAAAAAPPPVDSRFLDEQSRWRAGEERRDREVAEAYRRAAGQTLPRAGARAEAGGVAAKPADPAAPPVPAGAPAGPWAGLAARVAGRPVPLAEWQSVDAATANRWLGGAVARVPDFSTVATQVTLLDGRPAVRTIQLSQTGNTLELVQLRDTEAVGAGMAGGNRAAAAEEQEKARAREVEAPRAAAPGALVMTPAWNALLAPVDGAAPDLVTLTLRRDGYLIIARAVLPADSLRALLARIR
- a CDS encoding sigma-70 family RNA polymerase sigma factor, with product MSVDWADVYRATYAELVRFLQRKVWDAERAQELAQEVFVRALTQQPASPRAWLFHVAGNLARDEARLVVRRKRHLALLRSEQAAAEAAERDAKHEAEGVERMQAVQHALAQLTERDREALLLWDAGLSYREIAQQTGLAPGAVGTTLARARERLVQAYHALEEQNVARR